A portion of the Bdellovibrio bacteriovorus genome contains these proteins:
- a CDS encoding carbohydrate porin, translated as MKRIMGILIISWFASTSFALEADFTGYLRGGTGVNFEGGKQQCFYNSGIPANFLRLGNECDFYSEIAMVFHHKKPDVADPVYFKTNTRLVMQGKGTRQWEPAANRNIAQLEAFVSAGGFSEVPGEFWVGKRFYRDVDVYIFDWYYYADMSGVGAGWDQIPIGTGKLAIAHLIQSDDKVTASGDYVETSTGAPVLQALDLRWKEIPVSENQQLNFWGVYAFAEGSTEGTTVYVPTNGYSLSARLSGKVGTGFNNFTLMYGQGAMSGLNIYGSVRVPENDTSQNRAWTARVVEDYHHDISNKWAVILSAAANTSDNGKDADSKTNWYEVGVRPIYEISDRFQLVFEGGFSRINSESEKTGTEYIGDRDLSRVSIAPQISFSKSIWGRPVMRAYLAHSMWSDSNKSNMAPATSVFANKNAGTNFGYQFEAWF; from the coding sequence ATGAAAAGAATTATGGGAATCCTAATTATAAGTTGGTTTGCTTCGACAAGTTTTGCTTTAGAAGCGGATTTCACGGGATATCTGCGGGGTGGAACAGGGGTGAATTTTGAGGGTGGAAAACAGCAATGTTTTTACAACTCGGGAATTCCCGCTAATTTCCTACGTTTAGGGAATGAGTGCGATTTCTACTCTGAGATTGCCATGGTGTTCCATCATAAAAAGCCCGATGTTGCGGATCCCGTATATTTCAAAACCAACACTCGTTTGGTCATGCAAGGTAAGGGAACCCGACAATGGGAGCCTGCGGCAAATCGCAATATTGCGCAGCTTGAAGCCTTCGTAAGTGCGGGTGGATTCAGTGAAGTCCCTGGGGAATTCTGGGTTGGCAAACGCTTTTACCGTGATGTGGATGTGTATATCTTTGATTGGTATTATTACGCAGACATGAGTGGCGTGGGTGCAGGTTGGGATCAGATCCCTATCGGCACGGGCAAACTTGCGATCGCGCATTTGATTCAGTCTGATGATAAGGTCACGGCCTCTGGGGATTACGTGGAAACTTCAACGGGTGCGCCAGTATTACAAGCCTTGGACCTTCGCTGGAAAGAAATTCCAGTTTCTGAAAACCAACAACTTAATTTCTGGGGAGTGTATGCGTTTGCGGAAGGGAGCACGGAAGGCACCACCGTGTATGTTCCAACGAACGGTTATTCTTTATCCGCGCGTCTCAGCGGAAAAGTCGGAACGGGCTTTAACAACTTCACCTTGATGTACGGTCAAGGCGCGATGAGTGGTCTTAATATTTATGGCAGCGTGCGTGTTCCAGAAAACGACACCAGCCAAAATCGAGCGTGGACGGCGCGCGTGGTGGAAGATTATCACCATGACATCAGTAACAAATGGGCAGTGATTCTCAGTGCCGCAGCGAATACTTCAGACAACGGTAAAGATGCCGATAGTAAAACGAATTGGTATGAGGTCGGCGTTCGTCCGATCTATGAAATTTCAGATCGCTTCCAGTTGGTTTTTGAGGGCGGCTTTTCGCGTATTAATTCAGAATCAGAAAAGACTGGCACCGAGTACATCGGCGATCGTGATCTAAGTCGTGTTTCAATTGCGCCACAGATTTCTTTCAGCAAGTCTATCTGGGGCCGCCCGGTGATGCGCGCTTACCTAGCGCATTCGATGTGGTCGGATTCAAACAAATCAAATATGGCGCCCGCTACATCCGTGTTTGCTAATAAAAATGCCGGCACCAATTTCGGTTACCAATTCGAAGCTTGGTTCTAA
- a CDS encoding GreA/GreB family elongation factor: protein MDKKKLVETIIAQLNADMAVAKAAALATYEAATHEESKPENEYDTRGLEASYLAGAQAKRIAEIEELLVICKHLNLKDFGPDDKINVTAVVELELNGKHNFYFIMPKGGGVSVSFEGKTVQIITANTPVGEALQDLKQGDVAVVENGAQVREYEIVNVW from the coding sequence TTGGATAAAAAGAAACTCGTCGAAACAATCATCGCTCAATTAAATGCCGACATGGCTGTAGCCAAAGCTGCGGCCCTTGCCACTTATGAAGCGGCCACGCACGAGGAAAGTAAGCCTGAAAATGAATATGATACGCGGGGGCTCGAGGCCTCCTACCTAGCGGGTGCCCAAGCCAAACGCATTGCTGAAATCGAAGAGCTTTTGGTGATCTGCAAGCATCTCAATTTAAAAGATTTTGGGCCGGACGACAAAATCAACGTCACCGCCGTGGTTGAACTTGAACTTAATGGCAAACATAATTTCTATTTTATTATGCCTAAAGGGGGCGGTGTTTCGGTTTCTTTTGAAGGAAAAACGGTTCAGATCATCACGGCTAACACGCCCGTGGGTGAAGCCTTGCAAGACTTAAAGCAAGGAGACGTCGCCGTGGTTGAAAATGGCGCGCAAGTTCGTGAATACGAAATCGTGAACGTTTGGTAA
- a CDS encoding asparaginase domain-containing protein, which yields MNKNQQDVVIITTGGTIEKTYNEFDGSLENRGTSIKNRILSKMRLPYTNISVHPIMSKDSLYMNDEDRVMISKTVQEEMKRQHPIVVLHGTDTMHLSAEYCFKTISHPSTAVVFTGAMIPMGFDDSDATQNVTEALLAAKLLKPGFYISFHNQIFEVPHVRKNKEKGTFESF from the coding sequence ATGAACAAAAATCAACAAGACGTCGTCATTATCACCACCGGCGGAACCATTGAAAAAACTTATAACGAGTTTGATGGCTCTTTAGAAAATCGCGGCACCAGCATAAAAAACCGCATTCTTTCTAAAATGCGCCTGCCCTATACCAACATCTCAGTCCACCCGATCATGAGCAAAGATTCTTTATACATGAACGACGAGGATCGCGTGATGATTTCAAAAACTGTGCAAGAAGAGATGAAACGCCAACACCCGATCGTGGTTTTGCACGGAACCGACACCATGCACCTATCGGCCGAGTATTGTTTTAAAACGATCTCCCATCCTTCAACCGCCGTGGTTTTCACCGGCGCTATGATTCCCATGGGATTTGATGACAGCGATGCCACTCAAAATGTCACAGAAGCCTTGCTAGCCGCAAAGCTTCTGAAACCCGGATTTTATATTTCATTTCATAATCAGATTTTCGAAGTGCCTCATGTTCGGAAGAACAAAGAAAAAGGCACTTTCGAAAGTTTTTAG
- a CDS encoding alpha-1,6-glucosidase domain-containing protein — MSKFFWIIAYLVLQFGSYAVAADVRAHWNNSSQILLKLPAGFYASANTQFFLDDASSLLLDASPIQLPLIKIESGFAFLSTAHLSLSQVDELIRRPLQVKISNNSRNVVDVTQIHFSGLLDELYFYDANDLGARCFGAACTVKLWAPTAQNVRLYVFRRSDDPINTAMVLPLTRGAQGTWSTSLAGALEGSYYLYEVTVYSPHTQKIETTFVTDPYSFSLSLNGARSQLVNLNSKNTTPALWNSLRKPPLNSIKESVVYEMHIRDFSATDSTVPTSKRGTYLAFTETQSAGMKHLQSLAEAGLTHLHLLPINDFGSVNENKKEWETFLGPSTNLQEPQSIIGGLREKDPFNWGYDPVHYFTPEGSYAVSGEGESRIREVREMVQAVNKMGLRIVQDVVLNHTYQSGLENLSVFDKIVPLYYYRLDDNGIAHKSSCCWDTASENRMMEKLMIDNVLHWAKVYKFDGFRFDLMSFHSRQTMDKIYKAVHALDINKDGVDGSKILLYGEGWSFGSLHEKSPQDAMTITNSYGSQYGFFNDRLRDAVRGGTTSSAEKSDQGFATGLFFDFNHEPANRGTPGDLNIQRDRLLHYGDVIKAGLAGNLRDFYFREHLGNTIRAGDLRFRGTPVAFASQAIETVNYVSAHDGYGLWDAIQAKAPFYSYGRSPSLASVEERLRMHQLALSIPLLGQGIPFVESGTELLRSKNGDQDSYDSGDFFNRIDWTGKTNYWGEGLPPAWKNINDWSFWEPRLKEQALKVTPAQISRMDKYFRALLRLRQSSDLFKMNSLSEISQHLHFIDNDRQAEPGLIAMHLQDTSEELLIIFNASREARYFQHDLLHQPWRLHPYFDSSIDAALAQVVLMPTQNSVQIPGRTTLVLHLNSSQRIR; from the coding sequence TTGAGTAAATTCTTCTGGATTATTGCTTACTTAGTGCTTCAGTTTGGCTCTTACGCGGTGGCTGCCGACGTCCGTGCGCATTGGAATAATTCATCACAGATTTTACTTAAACTTCCAGCTGGTTTTTACGCCAGCGCCAACACGCAATTTTTTTTAGATGATGCTTCCTCTCTACTTTTAGACGCCTCGCCTATTCAACTACCACTCATTAAAATTGAATCTGGATTTGCATTCCTCAGCACGGCCCATTTATCACTTTCGCAAGTAGATGAATTGATCCGTCGTCCCCTGCAAGTCAAGATTTCCAATAACAGTCGCAATGTTGTCGACGTGACCCAGATTCATTTTTCCGGTCTTTTAGACGAACTTTATTTTTATGACGCCAATGATTTAGGGGCTCGTTGTTTTGGCGCTGCATGCACTGTGAAATTATGGGCCCCGACGGCACAAAATGTTCGTCTTTATGTTTTCAGACGCAGCGACGATCCGATCAACACGGCCATGGTTCTTCCGCTCACTCGCGGAGCCCAAGGAACATGGAGCACTTCTTTGGCTGGCGCCTTAGAGGGCTCTTATTATCTGTACGAAGTGACCGTGTATTCACCGCACACCCAGAAAATTGAAACCACATTTGTCACGGACCCTTACAGTTTTAGCTTGTCGCTTAACGGCGCAAGGTCGCAGCTGGTGAACTTAAACTCTAAAAATACCACACCGGCGCTTTGGAATTCTTTGCGTAAACCACCATTGAATTCAATTAAAGAATCGGTGGTGTACGAAATGCACATACGTGACTTCAGTGCGACGGATAGCACCGTGCCGACATCCAAGCGCGGGACTTACTTGGCATTCACCGAAACTCAATCTGCGGGCATGAAGCATTTGCAAAGCCTGGCCGAAGCGGGTCTCACGCACTTACATCTTTTGCCGATCAATGATTTTGGCAGCGTGAATGAAAATAAAAAAGAGTGGGAAACCTTTCTGGGCCCTTCCACAAACTTGCAAGAACCTCAAAGCATCATTGGCGGACTTCGCGAAAAAGATCCGTTTAACTGGGGTTATGATCCGGTTCATTACTTCACTCCGGAAGGAAGCTATGCCGTTTCCGGTGAGGGTGAGTCACGCATCCGCGAAGTGCGCGAGATGGTTCAAGCCGTCAACAAAATGGGCCTGCGTATTGTTCAGGACGTAGTATTAAATCACACTTATCAAAGCGGCCTAGAAAATCTTTCGGTCTTTGATAAAATTGTGCCGCTTTATTATTACCGTCTTGATGATAACGGTATTGCGCACAAATCCTCATGCTGCTGGGATACGGCCAGTGAAAATCGCATGATGGAAAAACTGATGATCGATAATGTTCTGCATTGGGCTAAAGTATATAAATTTGATGGTTTCCGTTTCGATTTGATGTCTTTTCACTCTCGCCAAACCATGGATAAGATTTATAAAGCCGTACACGCTTTAGATATCAACAAAGACGGTGTCGATGGGTCTAAGATCCTGCTTTACGGCGAGGGCTGGAGTTTCGGATCCCTTCACGAAAAAAGCCCCCAAGACGCGATGACCATCACGAACTCTTACGGCTCGCAATATGGATTTTTTAATGATCGTTTGCGTGATGCGGTTCGCGGTGGAACGACATCATCGGCCGAAAAATCAGATCAAGGTTTTGCCACAGGCCTGTTCTTTGACTTTAACCATGAGCCTGCAAATCGCGGAACCCCCGGTGATCTAAATATTCAACGCGATCGGTTGCTCCATTACGGGGACGTGATCAAAGCAGGACTTGCCGGCAACCTGCGTGATTTTTATTTCCGCGAACACTTGGGAAATACTATTCGCGCCGGGGATCTGCGCTTCCGCGGCACTCCCGTGGCCTTTGCTTCTCAAGCCATTGAAACCGTGAACTATGTCTCCGCCCACGATGGTTACGGACTCTGGGATGCCATCCAGGCGAAAGCTCCTTTTTATTCTTATGGTCGCAGTCCCTCATTAGCCTCCGTGGAAGAACGCTTGCGCATGCATCAATTGGCTCTTTCTATACCTCTTTTAGGACAAGGGATTCCGTTCGTGGAAAGTGGGACAGAGCTTTTACGTTCTAAAAATGGCGATCAAGACAGTTATGATTCCGGCGATTTTTTTAATCGCATTGATTGGACCGGCAAAACCAATTATTGGGGCGAGGGTCTGCCTCCAGCCTGGAAAAACATCAATGATTGGTCTTTCTGGGAGCCACGCTTAAAAGAACAGGCTTTAAAGGTAACGCCCGCACAGATTTCGCGCATGGATAAATATTTCCGCGCCCTTTTACGTCTTCGTCAAAGCAGTGACCTTTTTAAAATGAATTCCCTTTCGGAAATTTCTCAGCACCTGCACTTCATTGATAATGATCGTCAGGCCGAACCGGGACTGATTGCGATGCACCTGCAAGACACTTCTGAAGAGCTTTTAATAATTTTTAATGCGTCTCGCGAAGCCCGTTATTTTCAACATGATCTGCTTCACCAACCTTGGCGCTTGCACCCTTATTTTGATTCGTCTATTGATGCGGCCTTAGCTCAAGTGGTGTTAATGCCGACCCAAAACAGCGTGCAAATTCCGGGACGAACCACACTGGTTCTTCACCTTAATAGCTCACAACGGATTCGATAA
- a CDS encoding DUF924 family protein — translation MLMSAQRVLSFWFNETNPENWFKKDLKFDDQVKALFLGTYNEVVAGNTASWRKTAQGRLAEIIVLDQFPRNMFRDTPQAFASDEIALNLAREAVRLGEDEMLNPTEKAFLYMPYMHSESKKMHQEALRLYSQKGLEENLKFEILHKNIIDRFGRYPHRNKILGRKSTPDELEFLKQPGSSF, via the coding sequence ATGCTTATGTCCGCGCAAAGAGTCCTTAGCTTCTGGTTCAACGAAACAAATCCCGAAAACTGGTTTAAAAAAGACCTGAAATTTGACGATCAGGTGAAGGCTCTTTTTTTGGGAACTTACAATGAAGTCGTCGCGGGTAATACCGCTTCTTGGCGTAAAACCGCCCAAGGACGATTGGCCGAAATCATCGTGCTTGATCAATTTCCTCGCAATATGTTTCGCGATACGCCTCAAGCATTTGCGTCAGATGAAATCGCTTTAAATTTAGCTCGTGAAGCCGTGCGCCTAGGTGAGGATGAAATGCTCAATCCCACGGAAAAAGCATTTTTATATATGCCCTATATGCACAGCGAATCTAAAAAGATGCATCAGGAGGCTTTGCGCCTTTATTCCCAAAAAGGGTTGGAAGAAAATTTGAAGTTTGAAATCCTGCACAAAAATATTATCGATCGTTTTGGTCGCTATCCGCATCGCAACAAAATCTTGGGCAGAAAATCCACCCCGGACGAATTAGAATTTCTAAAACAACCCGGATCATCGTTTTGA